A genome region from Lytechinus pictus isolate F3 Inbred chromosome 14, Lp3.0, whole genome shotgun sequence includes the following:
- the LOC129276585 gene encoding kelch-like protein 26, protein MDLSADSPNFLLNDLSPRKNPVKLNVPASFGRRSPLKPTGKSSSFISSSLSSIHGGRVLKELNSFRNQGLLCDVSIVANGTKIDAHRTILAANSKYLRDQLLRIASRGKSPVNKPEIQLDGISVGTLRSVTSFMYTSELGEDCSIEHILDVFCAAVKLKMPELKQHCVEQTRNLLKPDIYLLALRQAGKAECEKITTSIEKYIAENFMLLVNSSDDFLNIPAANIMAISQLEEFQKNGSAAELLHALISWIKSDPEARIQHIESLLDAIRFHDILPSAIRVEISSIESNLVRLEDAPLKQKLLSCIASHTQDCIRPSKMTQAPGKTSFLLVGGDDTTGAPIDRTFTFNPMVGDWTEGTQMPICRLDHASAVLNGLLYVAGGQHSAHSKAADSIGTVHAYDTKTSTWTQLCPMQKRRAVFTVNSLNNRLYAVGGKNAHGSLASVEFYDPASETWTYVSHMYTGLFGHASVVLDDKMYVSGGVVAGRHFTNALQCYHPKSDKWIHMSPMSSKRAFHMMCAVGGKLYVFGGNTRNSSAKRIDCESMECYDPDTDRWETIENMPRPVCFAAAAALEDKIYVFGGYSGKKAKRYADIQCFDIQSRTWSLVGQLPDPIMRLSISALKAPSALIVH, encoded by the exons GATCTGTCTGCTGATTCCCCTAATTTCCTCTTGAACGATCTGTCACCTCGGAAGAACCCTGTAAAACTGAATGTTCCTGCATCGTTTGGCCGGCGTTCTCCTCTCAAACCTACTGGCAAATCTTCATCTTTCATCAGCAGCTCCCTAAGTTCCATCCACGGCGGTCGCGTTCTAAAGGAACTCAACTCATTCCGCAATCAGGGTCTCCTCTGCGATGTTTCCATAGTAGCCAATGGGACCAAGATTGATGCTCACCGAACCATACTTGCAGCAAACAGCAAATATTTGAGAGATCAGCTTCTGAGGATTGCTTCACGAGGAAAGTCGCCGGTCAACAAACCAGAGATTCAGTTAGACGGGATATCTGTCGGAACACTCCGTTCGGTGACGTCATTCATGTATACATCTGAGCTGGGTGAGGACTGTTCCATAGAGCACATCTTAGATGTCTTCTGCGCGGCAGTTAAACTTAAAATGCCAGAACTGAAGCAGCACTGTGTAGAACAAACCAGGAACTTGCTCAAACCTGACATATACCTCCTTGCACTGAGACAGGCAGGGAAGGCTGAATGTGAGAAAATCACAACAAGCATTGAGAAATATATCGCAGAGAATTTCATGCTACTTGTCAATAGCAGTGATGACTTCTTGAACATCCCAGCTGCTAACATCATGGCTATCAGTCAACTTGAAGAATTTCAGAAGAATGGTTCTGCAGCAGAGTTGCTTCATGCCCTGATATCTTGGATCAAGAGTGACCCTGAGGCTCGAATACAGCATATAGAATCTTTACTTGATGCAATCCGCTTCCATGATATTCTCCCGTCAGCCATCCGCGTTGAGATCTCGTCCATAGAATCCAACCTGGTTAGATTGGAGGATGCGCCACTGAAGCAGAAGCTGTTGTCATGCATTGCCTCTCATACTCAAGACTGCATCCGCCCTTCAAAGATGACGCAAGCCCCTGGGAAGACATCCTTTCTGTTGGTTGGTGGAGATGATACCACTGGAGCTCCAATTGACAGAACCTTTACATTTAATCCAATGGTAGGAGACTGGACAGAAGGAACTCAAATGCCTATTTGTAGGCTAGATCATGCCAGTGCGGTTCTCAATGGTCTTCTTTATGTTGCAG GAGGCCAACACTCTGCACACAGCAAGGCAGCAGACAGCATTGGTACTGTCCATGCATACGACACCAAGACTTCAACCTGGACACAGTTATGCCCCATGCAGAAGCGTCGCGCAGTCTTTACCGTGAACAGCCTCAACAATCGACTGTATGCAGTTGGGGGGAAGAACGCCCACGGTTCCCTGGCCAGCGTTGAATTCTATGACCCTGCCTCAGAGACATGGACCTACGTAAGCCACATGTACACAGGACTGTTCGGGCATGCCAGTGTGGTCCTTGATGACAAGATGTACGTCTCAGGTGGAGTCGTTGCCGGGCGTCACTTCACCAACGCCCTCCAGTGCTACCATCCCAAGTCTGACAAGTGGATCCACATGTCTCCCATGTCATCAAAGAGGGCGTTTCATATGATGTGCGCAGTTGGAGGTAAGCTGTATGTCTTTGGAGGCAACACCAGAAACTCATCTGCTAAACGGATAGACTGTGAGTCTATGGAGTGTTATGACCCTGACACAGACAGATGGGAGACCATCGAGAACATGCCACGTCCTGTGTGCTTTGCAGCAGCCGCAGCATTGGAGGATAAGATCTACGTGTTCGGAGGTTACAGCGGTAAGAAGGCCAAACGCTATGCAGATATACAGTGCTTTGACATCCAGAGCAGAACATGGTCTCTGGTTGGTCAGCTGCCAGACCCTATCATGAGGCTCTCAATCAGTGCTTTGAAAGCACCATCCGCTCTGATCGTTCATTGA